The following coding sequences are from one Neurospora crassa OR74A linkage group I, whole genome shotgun sequence window:
- a CDS encoding threonyl-tRNA synthetase, which yields MLSPRLTRWTSRALLTRARVPLARPAISQVQVRHRLCSSCASANPVPTKPAAPDHRDLGTQQELFMTSIYSPGSPIFLPNGARIFNRLVEYLRKQYVHYGFQEVITPTIYKKALWAKSGHLENYADDMFTVTSTSPSRADVTEAGEADEYGLKPMNCPGHCLIFAAQKRSYRDLPIRYADFSPLHRNEISGALSGLTRVRRFHQDDGHIFCRPNQIEDEISKTLEFIRRVYKDFRLGSYRLKLSTRPENHIGSLEDWEHAEGSLKRALDNSGEPWTLNEGDGAFYGPKIDVILKDSDGKEHQTATIQLDFQLPKRFELEYQAPAPELEAKGETTTDPELLAVSGPVRPVMIHRAVLGSAERMFALLIEHYNGKWPFWLNPRQGIVLTVNDSEPVLQFARNTQKVLLGTDSADVHVSPSGLAVDLDDSARSLSLKIREAKTKGYGMIIVVGPKDIANGTVTVDATGGLQTGDKPAQKNLVMTPEELLQFMKTKVDAYE from the coding sequence ATGCTCTCTCCACGGCTTACAAGATGGACTTCGCGGGCTCTTTTGACCCGAGCTAGGGTACCGCTCGCTCGTCCTGCCATCTCCCAAGTCCAGGTGCGCCATCGGCTGTGCTCGTCTTGCGCCAGCGCGAACCCCGTCCCCACGAAGCCAGCAGCGCCCGACCATCGCGATCTCGGAACACAACAGGAGCTGTTCATGACCTCGATCTACAGCCCTGGATCGCCCATCTTCCTGCCCAATGGCGCCCGCATCTTCAACCGTCTTGTCGAATACCTCCGCAAGCAATACGTTCACTATGGCTTTCAGGAAGTCATTACCCCGACCATCTACAAGAAGGCGCTCTGGGCCAAGTCGGGCCATCTCGAGAACTACGCCGACGACATGTTTACCGTCACGAGCACATCCCCCTCGCGCGCCGATGTTACCGAGGCCGGCGAAGCCGACGAGTACGGACTCAAACCCATGAACTGCCCTGGCCATTGTCTGATATTCGCGGCGCAAAAACGGAGCTATCGCGACCTCCCCATTCGCTACGCCGACTTTAGCCCCCTCCACCGTAACGAAATTTCGGGCGCATTGAGTGGCCTTACCCGTGTTCGCAGATTTCACCAAGACGACGGCCATATTTTCTGTCGACCGAATCAGATCGAGGACGAAATCAGCAAGACCCTCGAATTCATTCGACGCGTATACAAGGACTTCCGCCTGGGATCGTATCGTTTGAAGCTTTCCACGAGACCCGAAAACCATATCGGTAGTCTGGAGGATTGGGAGCATGCAGAAGGATCCTTGAAACGAGCGCTGGACAATTCGGGAGAGCCATGGACCTTGAACGAGGGAGATGGTGCCTTTTACGGGCCCAAGATCGATGTAATCCTCAAGGACTCGGACGGAAAGGAACATCAGACGGCCACCATCCAGCTCGACTTCCAGCTGCCCAAGCGGTTCGAGCTCGAGTATCAGGCGCCAGCTCCCGAACTGGAGGCCAAGGGTGAGACAACTACGGACCCCGAGCTCCTTGCTGTCTCCGGACCCGTGAGACCTGTTATGATCCACCGGGCTGTCCTAGGCTCGGCGGAGCGCATGTTCGCTTTGCTGATTGAGCACTATAATGGCAAATGGCCATTTTGGCTGAACCCCAGACAGGGCATTGTCCTCACAGTAAACGACAGTGAGCCGGTGTTACAATTCGCGCGCAATACGCAGAAGGTGCTGCTGGGTACAGACTCTGCAGATGTTCACGTATCCCCGTCGGGCCTTGCTGTCGACCTCGATGACAGTGCGCGCAGTCTGTCGCTCAAGATTCGCGAGGCCAAGACCAAGGGTTATGGTATGATCATCGTGGTTGGCCCCAAGGATATTGCCAATGGCACTGTCACGGTTGATGCTACCGGCGGTCTTCAGACAGGCGACAAGCCGGCGCAGAAGAACCTCGTCATGACGCCTGAGGAGCTGCTGCAATTCATGAAGACCAAGGTAGATGCATACGAATGA
- a CDS encoding FAD dependent oxidoreductase superfamily protein, which yields MHLRFPTTTTYSLRPSSTRTSPPPLIVSFAPRHSIVSYTTSPRRLFSIIMSEPKGHVVVIGAGVIGLSSALALLEANYATTILAKDLPAPFESIDPRSQINFTSPWGGAHNRWVPPFPPSSSSSSTPLTPTQQAEHALRIREHAFSLSTFHRMQLFQSQGQDQQAGITFLKGIEYLESPGPEYTSLTPQRASQELGLPGHFRVLETHEFPDDKVQWGCEYDTWCVNPMQYCLFLLGQIIARGGKVFKRDVRSVAEVFQLFSDSVQEFGATIPPADAVVNATGIGLGDDEMVFPTRGQTCLVQEPCDATVTRQNADGTWTFCVPRGFKAGTIIGGTKEPDNWDPKPDPEVRERLLRAFEGTYPRILADGKTRLTPVRDIVGRRPTRKGGLRLEGEVVDGAGFVMHAYGLGGRGYELSWGVAEGVIEGIQGHLESEKGSRL from the exons ATGCATTTGAGGTTTCCAACCACCACGACATATTCCCTCAGACCTTCTTCTACTCGAACCTCGCCGCCTCCTCTGATTGTGAGCTTCGCCCCAAGACATTCAATAGTGTCCTACACCACGAGTCCACGGAGATTATTTAGCATCATCATGTCTGAACCCAAGGGGCACGTCGTCGTTATCGG CGCCGGCGTAATCGGCCTgtcctccgccctcgccctcctcgaaGCCAACtacgccaccaccatcctcgcCAAAGACCTTCCTGCCCCCTTTGAATCCATCGATCCCCGATCCCAAATCAACTTCACCTCCCCCTGGGGCGGCGCCCACAACCGCTGGGTGCCCCCCttcccaccctcctcctcctcctcctctactcCTTTAACCCCCACCCAACAAGCCGAGCACGCCCTCCGCATCCGCGAACAcgccttttccctctccacCTTCCACCGCATGCAACTTTTCCAGAGCCAGGGCCAGGACCAACAGGCGGGCATCACCTTCCTCAAGGGAATCGAATACCTCGAATCTCCGGGGCCCGAGTACACCTCCCTGACCCCTCAGCGGGCGTCACAAGAGCTAGGACTACCCGGCCACTTTCGCGTGCTGGAGACTCACGAGTTCCCCGATGACAAGGTTCAATGGGGCTGCGAGTACGACACGTGGTGCGTGAATCCGATGCAATACTGCTTGTTCCTTTTGGGGCAGATCATTGCCAGGGGCGGGAAGGTGTTTAAGCGGGACGTGCGTTCTGTTGCGGAAGTGTTCCAGTTATTCTCCGACTCGGTCCAAGAATTCGGAGCGACAATCCCCCCAGCGGACGCGGTGGTGAACGCCACCGGCATCGGATTAGGTGACGACGAGATGGTGTTCCCCACGCGGGGACAGACGTGCTTGGTCCAGGAACCGTGCGATGCGACGGTGACGAGACAGAATGCGGATGGGACCTGGACGTTTTGTGTACCCAGAGGGTTCAAGGCGGGCACCATTATCGGCGGCACCAAGGAGCCAGATAATTGGGATCCGAAGCCGGATCCGGAGGTAAGGGAGAGGTTGTTGAGGGCGTTTGAGGGGACGTATCCGAGGATATTGGCAGATGGGAAGACGCGGTTGACGCCGGTGAGGGATATCGTGGGGAGGAGGCCGACGAGGAAAGGGGGGTTGAGgctggagggggaggtggtggatggggCTGGTTTCGTGATGCATGCCTATGGGttgggagggagagggtATGAGTTGTCTTGGGGTGTGGCGGAGGGTGTGATTGAGGGCATTCAGGGGCATCTTGAGAGCGAGAAGGGTTCGAGGTTGTAG
- the gh47-2 gene encoding class I alpha-mannosidase 1A, producing the protein MTPLASGRRLQRLLLLVVFFLVFAYLSYPSLSRSQGWQDASEPDEEYIPTSFDWASRPMKNPIPESSLVQLPKGPPRELPRIQYAFTADELGKAHNETQWYRRDAVRKAAQKSWKSYRAFAWRHDELTPQSLTGKDSFAGWGATLVDSLDTLWIMGLREEFDEAVRAVGAIDWNKSSSSHCSLFETNIRYLGGLISAYDLSNREILFKKAVELGDMLFAGFDTPNHLPANSYDFRKAKVGELSASSRQSLAVLGSMSMEFTRLSQLTGDPKYYSIVEQLKKGLEKTQEQTNLPGLWPKYIDLIEGTRPRSDTLFTLGAQADSAYEYLSKTYLLLGGLDPSYELMHVKAMDAAVKHLLFRPMLPSGDDDTYEAGSPPPDILFSGNAVSTQRDKSDLQPRVQHLGCFAGGMFALGGKLFDRPDHVQIGEQLARGCAWAYEAFSTGIMPEVSELVPCDKVVEHEAEENDDHLAQCPWNEAKWRQRKKKAAAAAAAAAAMNTRFASDTTNSQTTTLPKPFTKLLDPHYLLRPEAIESLFVLYRITGKKDLLDIAWRMFQSITKATETKFAFSAIEDVHIPNPGQPTTKTDSMESFWMAETLKYFYLIFSPEDGAAEGSGGEEEGVTLDGWVFNTEAHPFRVPRPMVEVKVREGGEGEEKSK; encoded by the coding sequence ATGACCCCTTTGGCAAGCGGTCGTAGGCTTCAGCGTCTGCTTCTCCTAGTCGTTTTCTTCCTTGTCTTTGCCTACCTCTCCTATCCTTCATTATCTCGATCTCAGGGATGGCAAGACGCTTCGGAACCAGATGAAGAGTACATACCAACAAGTTTCGACTGGGCAAGTCGGCCAATGAAGAATCCGATACCTGAATCCTCACTTGTACAGCTTCCCAAAGGCCCTCCCCGTGAGCTTCCGCGTATTCAATATGCCTTCACCGCAGACGAACTTGGCAAGGCGCATAACGAGACCCAATGGTATCGAAGGGATGCCGTCAGAAAGGCCGCTCAAAAATCATGGAAGTCTTACCGAGCGTTTGCCTGGCGACATGACGAGCTCACTCCGCAGTCGCTGACTGGAAAGGATAGCTTTGCAGGATGGGGTGCTACCTTGGTGGACTCTCTCGACACTCTCTGGATCATGGGGTTGAGGGAGGAATTCGATGAAGCTGTGCGCGCGGTGGGGGCCATCGACTGGAATAAGTCATCGTCTTCGCACTGCAGCTTGTTTGAAACAAACATCAGATATCTCGGCGGCCTAATCTCTGCCTACGACTTGAGTAACCGGGAGATCCTCTTCAAGAAAGCGGTAGAGCTAGGTGACATGCTCTTTGCAGGCTTTGACACTCCCAACCACCTACCTGCCAACTCTTATGACTTCAGGAAGGCTAAGGTTGGTGAGCTGAGCGCCTCATCACGCCAGTCCCTTGCGGTCCTCGGTTCCATGTCCATGGAATTCACCCGCCTCTCCCAGTTAACCGGTGACCCCAAGTACTACTCCATCGTGGAGCAGCTGAAAAAGGGTCTTGAAAAGACCCAAGAGCAAACCAACCTCCCCGGTCTCTGGCCGAAGTACATCGACCTTATAGAAGGAACCCGCCCCAGGTCCGACACCCTCTTCACCCTCGGCGCCCAAGCCGATTCCGCCTACGAATACCTCTCCAAGacctacctcctcctcggcggcCTCGACCCTTCCTACGAACTGATGCACGTCAAAGCCATGGACGCGGCCGTTAAGCACCTCTTGTTCCGCCCCATGCTCCCGTCCGGCGACGACGATACATACGAAGCtgggtctcctcctcccgatATTCTGTTCTCCGGCAACGCCGTGTCCACCCAACGCGATAAATCCGATCTCCAGCCGCGCGTTCAACATCTCGGCTGTTTTGCCGGCGGTATGTTTGCGCTGGGCGGTAAGCTCTTTGACAGGCCCGACCATGTGCAAATCGGCGAGCAATTAGCCCGGGGCTGTGCGTGGGCGTATGAAGCCTTTTCCACTGGCATCATGCCTGAGGTTTCCGAGCTTGTGCCGTGCGACAAGGTAGTAGAGCATGAGGCCGAAGAAAATGACGACCATCTCGCCCAATGCCCCTGGAACGAAGCAAAATGGcgacaaaggaaaaagaaagccgccgccgctgctgctgccgcagCTGCAATGAACACCCGTTTCGCCTCAGATACCACCAActcccaaaccaccaccctcccAAAACCTTTTACCAAACTCCTCGACCCCCactacctcctccgcccTGAAGCCATCGAATCCCTCTTTGTCCTCTACCGCATAACGGGGAAAAAGGACCTTTTGGACATCGCCTGGCGCATGTTCCAATCCATCACCAAGGCCACAGAAACCAAGTTTGCCTTCTCCGCCATCGAGGATGTGCACATTCCAAATCCGGGACAGCCGACCACCAAAACAGACTCGATGGAGAGTTTCTGGATGGCGGAGACTTTGAAGTATTTCTATTTGATTTTTAGTCCTGAGGATGGCGCTGCGGAAGGGTccggtggggaggaggagggggtgactttggatggatgggtgttCAATACCGAGGCTCATCCGTTTAGGGTACCGAGGCCGATGGTTGAGGTGAAGgtgagggaggggggtgagGGTGAAGAAAAGTCGAAGTGA